GCAAGCACAGCCGGTATGGTTGCCAGCAGGCCCAGCAGCATTCCGGGCGCATTCATCATAGCAAATACATAGTCTAGCGGCAATTCAAGTAAAATTGGCATTAACCCAATGGCACCGGTTAGTAATATAATCCGGTGGGGGACACCATATTTGTTCGTTGCCCCCAACCAGGCAGGGAACAGTCCGTCTTCGGCCGCAGCCCACACACCGCGGCTGTAGTCCATGATCAGAGCCAGCATAGAGGTAAGTAAGGCAAAAAGTGCCCCGCCGATCACAAAAAACTTAAACATCCATGAAGGCATAAAGGTCTCAGCAGCAATAGACAATGGCTGTCGGATCATCTGCTTCCAGGGTACAACTCCTACAGCCACCGCAGCTATCACAGCGTACAAAGCCGATATGGAAAGAGTAGATACAGCAATAGCACGAGGCACTGTTCGCCCGGGGTTTTCTATTTCCCCAGCCAGATTTACTATGTTAGTACCACCCCATGCTGCATATCTAACATAGCTGACTGCTGCCAAAATACCCGATAGCCCCTTAACAGCAAACATATCCGTAAATGACCAATATTTAATACGAGGAATACCCATTATGACGAAGAGTCCCAAGGCTACTAGGATGAGAATCACCATCGTGTTTTGGACCTTGGCGGATGTCCTTATATTAAACAGGCAGATTGTGATAATAGCTATTACGATCAGGGCGCCGGCCATTTTAGAACTAATCCCAGGGATAATAGCGGGAAGATACTGCCCGGCAGCTATACCCACAACGGCTATGCTCAGTGTCTCCAGAACGGTATTCCACACCAGAAGAAAACCCATCAGCGGACTCAGA
The Bacillota bacterium DNA segment above includes these coding regions:
- a CDS encoding amino acid permease produces the protein MNNKGSKMTAIDATLMAAGAIIGAGVFTLTGVAVGVAGPGVPVSFLLAGLAVMLANIPHMLLASALPVRGGQYLYAARFLSPLMGFLLVWNTVLETLSIAVVGIAAGQYLPAIIPGISSKMAGALIVIAIITICLFNIRTSAKVQNTMVILILVALGLFVIMGIPRIKYWSFTDMFAVKGLSGILAAVSYVRYAAWGGTNIVNLAGEIENPGRTVPRAIAVSTLSISALYAVIAAVAVGVVPWKQMIRQPLSIAAETFMPSWMFKFFVIGGALFALLTSMLALIMDYSRGVWAAAEDGLFPAWLGATNKYGVPHRIILLTGAIGLMPILLELPLDYVFAMMNAPGMLLGLLATIPAVLA